Proteins from a single region of Lentimicrobiaceae bacterium:
- a CDS encoding glucosaminidase domain-containing protein gives MKNLIDNYGEVIIEATIGTPLFPSVKFAQLCLETGYGRSIVGNNLFGIKGRGKKTPFWDGSIIYADTKENVNGTTGTYNEPFRNYKSQTDSVRDHNHLLLTLSRYRIVRQAQTPEAQARALQQAGYATDANYANKLINIINKYNLKTLDEKKKLCER, from the coding sequence ATGAAAAATTTAATTGACAACTACGGCGAAGTAATTATCGAAGCAACAATTGGAACGCCTTTGTTTCCTTCTGTAAAATTCGCACAATTGTGTTTAGAAACAGGATATGGTCGTAGCATTGTTGGCAATAATTTATTCGGAATAAAGGGTAGAGGCAAGAAAACACCATTTTGGGACGGTAGCATAATTTACGCCGACACCAAAGAAAACGTAAATGGTACAACAGGCACATACAACGAGCCATTTCGTAATTACAAAAGCCAAACCGATAGCGTGCGGGACCATAACCATTTATTACTTACATTAAGCCGTTATCGAATAGTCCGCCAAGCCCAAACACCCGAAGCCCAAGCCCGAGCATTACAGCAAGCAGGCTATGCAACCGATGCCAATTATGCCAATAAGCTAATAAATATTATTAACAAATACAATTTAAAAACTTTAGACGAAAAAAAAAAGTTATGCGAACGGTAA
- a CDS encoding LPXTG cell wall anchor domain-containing protein yields the protein MESNNNLNLILIITIAVLLFYFWRKKRKNNEVPISQPPIINNNYYVKPTPRPYYPPKPVDTTNFQSANDTPTAGNTRTDAPSPNNNTINNNTIQVDQSADRLEYAVKGKPILGNTIEVDPNPAYKKDDVQNTIKIK from the coding sequence ATGGAAAGTAACAATAATTTAAACCTTATTCTTATTATAACAATTGCAGTTTTGTTGTTTTATTTTTGGCGAAAAAAACGCAAAAACAATGAAGTACCAATTTCACAACCGCCAATAATTAATAACAATTATTATGTTAAGCCGACACCGAGACCGTATTATCCGCCAAAACCTGTAGATACAACAAATTTCCAATCGGCTAATGATACACCGACAGCTGGCAATACAAGGACAGACGCACCGTCGCCGAACAATAATACTATAAACAATAATACTATTCAAGTTGACCAGAGTGCCGACAGGTTAGAATATGCTGTAAAAGGTAAGCCAATTTTGGGTAATACAATCGAAGTCGACCCAAATCCTGCATATAAAAAAGATGATGTACAAAATACAATTAAAATTAAGTAA